In Desulfofustis limnaeus, the genomic stretch TGACCATCGGTTTCGTCTACGCGGCGATCGCCCTCGGGTATACGATGGTGTACGGCGTTTTGGAATTCATTAACTTCGCCCACAGCGAGATCTTCGCGGTCGGTGCTTTCGTCGGTGTGGAGTTGCTCATCGCGCTTGATGCCACCGGGGTTTTGGCGGGCGCGACGCTGGGTATGGCCTATGCCTATCTGATCATGGCCCTTCTGGCCGGGATGCTTGCCGCCGGTGGTTTGGCCATGGCCGTCGAACGCGTTGCCTATCGGCCGTTGCGCGGAGCATCGCGGTTGGTGCCGCTGATCTCGGCGATCGGTGTGTCCTTCCTGTTGCAGGATCTGATTCGTCTGGTGGAAAGCCTGACCACTGGACAGTTCAACCGGATCATGCCCACCTTTGGCAATTTCGACCAGCGTATCATCCTTGGTAAACTGAATATGGGGGCGTCGAATATCACCCTTGGGATCTCGATCAAGTCGATTATCGTCATCGCCGCTGCGGTGCTGATGCTGGTGGCTCTCAATTACCTGGTCAATGCCACCCGCATCGGCAAGGCCATGCGTGCTGTCGCTCAGGATCGCGGCACGGCGAGCCTGATGGGCATCAACGTCAATCGTATCATTTCCATAACGTTTCTGGTGGGTGGACTGCTGGGTGGGGCCGCCGGTGTCCTGTTTGCCCTGAAGTTCACCCGGATCGACCCGTTTGTCGGATTTTTCCCCGGCCTGAAAGCATTCACCGCAGCCGTCCTCGGCGGTATCGGCAACCTGACCGGTGCCTTGCTCGGAGGATTGGTGCTTGGCATGCTGGAGACCTTTGCCGGTTCTTTTATGGGGGTGTTCACCATGGGCGCCGCCGGTTCCGAGTACAAGGACATCTTTGCGTTCAGTATCCTGATTCTGGTCCTCATTTTCCGGCCGCAGGGGCTGATGGGAAAACACGTTGGACAGAAAGCTTAGGAGGGTCCCATGGTCGCCGATCTGTTCCGGAATCTCTTTTCGTTTCTGAACCGGGGATGGCTCCCCTACCTGATCGTTCTTGGCCACATGGGGGCCGGGACCCTGCTGGTGTACAACCTGCCTCGTTCCAACCTGGCCTTTCTGACGCTGATGACCTCGTTTCTTTCCCTCTACTTTTTTCGCACCAACCTCAGATTCAAATTGATCAGCGGGATAGTGCTGACCCTCGTTGCCATCCCGGTCCTCGGGGTGCGCAACATTTTTTACCTGGAAGTAATTTTCCAGGTCTCTGTCTTTGCCGCACTCGCCCTTGGTCTCAATATCGTCGTCGGTTTTGCCGGTCTGCTCGATCTTGGCTATGTGGCATTTTATGCGGTTGGGGCCTACCTGTGGGCGTTTTTCGGCTCGCAGCAGTTTTACGTCCTGCACTACGCCCCGGGTACGCAGCCATCCGATTTGCCGTTTCTGCTGCCCGGTGACACCTTCTATCTGTTTTTGTTGCTCGGGGTCATCGTCGCCGCCATAACCGGGCTGATTCTCGGCTTGCCGGTTCTGCGTGTCCGCGGCGATTATTTGGCCATCGTCACCCTCGGTTTCGGAGAGGTGATCCGGGTGTTGGCCAACAACCTCGACAAACCGCTCAATTTTACCAATGGCCCACAGGGGATCACTCCCATCCAGCGCCCGACCATGCCCGACTTTGCGGTGGAATGGTTCAATGGGCTGTTTGGACCGTTGATCGGACATCCGGTCAGTAGTGCCAACATGTACAACCTGATGTTTTACCTGATGGCGCTCTTCGTGATCGTGGTGATCATTTTCGTCACCAAGCGACTGGACGATTCGGCGCTGGGGCGTGCCTGGACGGCGGTTCGTGAGGACGAGACGGCGGCGCTGGCCCAAGGTATACCGCTGGTCAAGGTCAAGCTGCTGGCCTTTGCGGTCGGCGCTTCTTTTGCCGGTATCATGGGGGTTCTGCTGGCCGCCAGCCGGACCTTCATCAGCCCGGAATCGTTTTCCTTTATGCAATCGATCGGCGTCTTGGCAATGGTGATTCTCGGCGGCTCGGGTTCAATTCCCGGGGTGATCCTCGGGGCGGCCACTATCACCATCCTCAACCTTCAGGTGTTGCAAGGATTTTCTCTGTATCTCAACGAATTGCGGCAGAGTGATGCGGTTATCCCGATCATCAACTTCGCCTGGAAGGATCTGTCCACGCAACTGGATCCGGCCAAGTACCAGCGCATGCTGTTCGGCCTGATCCTGATCCTCATGATGATCTTCCGACCGGCCGGGCTGATTCCCGCCAAGCGGCGGGAACGGGATCTCAGCAAATACCAATCGCCGTGAGCGGGTGAAGGTTATGGCTCTTCTTGAAATTAGCAACCTCACCAAGACGTTTGGCGGACTCAAAGCGATCAGCGGGGTAACTTTTTCGCTGGCACAGGGCCAGATCATGTCGATCATCGGTCCCAATGGTGCCGGTAAGACCACGCTGTTCAACACCCTGACCGGGATCTATCGACCAAACAAGGGTGCCATTGTCTTCAACGGTAAATCACTGGTCGGGCGCCGTCCCGATCAGATTGCCGCCTCCGGTATCGCCCGGACCTTTCAGAATATCCGGCTATTTCCCGACATGAGTGTGGTGGAGAACATTCTGGTCGGTATGCATGTCCATTTCCGGCAAAATCCCATCCAGACCCTGCTCCGTTTACCGACCTTTATGCGGGAAGAAGCCGAGGCGGAACGTAAGGCGGTGGAACTGATGCATTATGTGGGATTGAACGGGGTCGGCAACGAGACGGCAAAAAACCTCCCCTACGGCATGCAGCGTCGCCTGGAGATCGCCCGGGCCCTTGCCGCCGACCCGAAACTGCTGTTGCTCGATGAACCGGCAGCCGGCATGAACCCGCAGGAGAGTGAAGAAATAACCAAACTTTTCCGCAATATCAGAGATCAGAAGGGAATCACCATCCTGCTGATCGAGCACGATATGCGGGTGGTCATGAAGATCTCCGAGCATATTTGCGTCATGGATTACGGGGAAAAAATCGCTGAAGGCTCGCCGGCGGAAATCCGCTCCAATACCCGGGTCATCGAAGCCTATCTCGGACGGGGCGCGGCGGAAGAATTGCATCTGGAGACTTCGGCATGAGCTTGCTGACCCTGGAAAACGTTCACAGCTATTATGGTCATATCCATGCCCTGAAAGGGGTGTCTTTCGAGGTCAACGCCGGGGAAATCGTCACCCTTATCGGATCAAACGGGGCCGGCAAGAGCACGATCCTGCGCACCATATCCGGGATGATGCATCCGCGGATCGGACGGATCTCGTATGACGGACAGGATATCTCCAAGCTCGAGGCTCACGAGATCGTCTCGTTGGGCATGATCCATGTACCGGAAGGACGGGGTATTTTCCCCACCTTGACGGTCAGGGAGAACCTGGAGATGGGCGCTTTCACCATTCGTAATCGCAACCTCATCGAAGAGCGAATGGACTACGGTTTTTCCCTGTTCCCCCGGCTCAAGGAGCGCATCGGTCAGTATGGCGGGACCCTCTCCGGTGGCGAACAACAGATGCTGGCCATTGCCCGGGGACTGATGATGGAGCCGCGGCTGCTGATGCTCGACGAGCCGTCCATGGGGCTGGCGCCGATCCTGGTCGAGTTGATTTTTGATATCATCCAGCAACTCAACGCCAAGGGAACGACCATTCTGCTCGTTGAACAGAACGCGTTAATGGCCCTTTCCATCGCCCATCGTGGTTATATCCTGCAGACCGGCGAGATTACCACCAGCGATACGGCGGCCAATCTGAAAAACAACAAAGAAGTCCAGAAGGCCTACCTGGGGGTGGCCTGAACGCCGGATCGTCACCGTACGCCATGAGAAGACATCTGACCCGCACCGGATTGCTGATAGTCGGCGACGAACTCTTGCTCGGCCGGCGGTCCGACAAGCATTTTCCCCGGGCGTTGGACTTTTTCTCCGCCAGGGCGGTCGACCTGGCGTGGGTCTTCTATGTGGGTGATGATCATGACCTTCTGGTCCGCCAGTTCAAAGCCATTCGCGACCAGGGCGATGTCTGTTTCTGTTTCGGCGGCATCGGTGCGACCCCGGACGATCGAACCCGGCAGGCCATGGCCGACGCACATGACCGGCCGCTGAGCCGCCATCCTGAAGCGGTGCGTTTGATCGAGCGGCAGTTCGGCCGGGAGGCCTACCCCAAGCGTATCCTGATGGCGGAGCTGCCTCAGGGAGCATCCATCATTCCCAACGAGTACAACAACATCCCCGGATTCTTCCTGGGCGACATCTATTGTCTGCCGGGATTTCCCGAGATGGCCTGGCCCATGGTGGAATGGGTGGTCTCCACCCAGTTTTCCACCGACCCTTCAGCCCGCCACGGGTTTGCCGCGGTCGCCGTTCCCGACGTCAGGGAAAGCGAACTGATCGATCTGCTGGCAGAGGTGCAACGGTGCTTCCCTCAGGTTCGGGTGTCAAGCCTGCCTCGTTTTCCCGCCGAGGGACGCTGGCTGGTTGAGCTCGGCGTGCGCGGACCGCACGGGCAGGTGTCTGCGGCTATGGAATGGATGTGCCGGCAACTGCAGCAGCGCGGTCTGAGATTTGATCACCTCTCAGGCTCTTAACCACCCTTGTTTTTCTCACCAATCGCTGGTAGATAGCAGAGTTCCCATGGTGGTACCGGCGCGGTAGGGCCATGAGGGATATGTGCTGGCAAGAAAAACCGGAGTTTGATGACGTGTTTACCATTGACGATATACGGGAGATCGCCGTCCAGATCGAACGTAACGGAGAAGAGGCGTATCGACGGGCCGCCGCTGAAATAAAGCATGCTGATGTTGGCGAACTGTTCACCCACATGGCCGATGAAGAACGGAAGCACCGGGAGTGGTTCAACACCATTCAGTCGAATCGTGAGCTGACCGGTGAGGAGTTGGTGCTGGAACAGATGGGGCGAAACCTGCTGCAGGAAATGGTTGCCGATCAAACCTTTTCCCTCGATGGTTCGGAACTGACGGAAATTCACAATTTTGCTGAGATGCTTGAGCAATCACAGGCATTTGAGCAGGATACGATCCTTTTCTACGAGTTCCTCCAGGGCATCATCGATGACCAGGAAGTACGGCAGCAACTGGATCTGATCATCGCTGAAGAACGTCGTCACGTCAAACAGCTTGCCGAGTTGCATGCCGTCCTGCAACGGGGGGAGGATGACGGCGCCGAGGTCTGAGCCGCCCCGCAAGTCATGCGCAACGCCTCTTTTTATTTGGCCACGGTACTGATCTGGGGCTCCACGTGGATCGGTATTAAACTGCAGCTCGGTGTCGTGGAGCCGCTGGTGTCGGTTGGTTACCGTTTCACACTGGCGGCGGCCATCCTGGTGCTGTGGTGTTTGGCCAGACGGCTGCCCATGCGTTTCTCTCTGCAGGAACACGGCTTTATCTTTCTTCAGGGCGTCCTGCTCTTCGCCTGCAACTACCTGCTCTTTTATATCGCCGAACTCTACATCGCCAGTGGTTTGGCGGCGGTAATCTTTTCCACCATCGTGGTGATGAACATCTGCAACGGGGCCTTGTTCCTCAAGGCGCCGATCGATTCTCGGGTGGTGATTGGCGGGGCGTTTGGCCTGATTGGTATCGGGCTGGTTTTTCACCGTGAGCTTGCTGCCTTCTCCCTGGCCGACGAAGAGGTGCGTGGTGCGCTGATCTGTGTGGCTGCCACCTTTTTCGCCTCGCTTGGCAATATCGTTTCAGCGCGCAACCAGAAAAACGGTTTGCCGGTGATCCAGAGCAACGCCTACGGCATGGCTTACGGCGCCCTGGTCATGCTGCTGTCCGGTCTGCTTGCCGGCACCCCGTTTGGTTTTGATCCTTCAGTCGCCTACGTGGGGTCGCTGGTCTATCTGGCCCTGTTCGGTTCGGTCATCGCTTTCGGCTGTTATTTGAGCTTGATCGGAGCCATTGGCGCCGACCGGGCCGCCTATTCCACCTTACTCTTTCCGCTGGTCGCCCTGACCATTTCCACTATCTGGGAGGGGTATCGCTGGACGTTGCCGGCAACGGCCGGGATCGGTCTCATCCTGTTCGGCAATCTCTTCATCATCCGGCGTCGTCCAACGGCGCTACCGCAGCGGTTGGCCGGAGTCAACGCGGGCGCCACCAGGGATCATTCGCCACACCGGTGAGCGGCTGCCGGCCGTCAGTGTCATGCAGTTTTCTCCTGCAAAGAGGGGGTGCGCTTGGCCAGGTAGAGATCGACCACTTTGCCGAGGCGCCGGGCAATAGTTTTGAGCGCCTGTGCCGATGCGGCCTGCGGGGCGTACTCACAGACCGGGAGATAGGAGCGTTGCGCCTGGGTGATGGCCGGATCTTCGGGGACCTCTCCCAGGTCCGGCAAAAAGACGCCCAGATAACGGGAGACGAGCGTCCGCAGCTTCATCTGGTTGAGGCGGGCGTTGGGGCCGACCCGGTTGGTGATCAGTAGGGGGTTGAAAAACTCCATGGCCTGCTGGGCCGCCTGTTTGGCGCCCGGCTGCAATGCTTCGGCGAGGGCGAAGACCTCGGCCAGGGTCTGGAACGAACGGTCGCGCAGAACGTTACTTACCTCGCTGCCGGAGAGGAAGCCGGATAAGGCCTTGCGGATGGTGGCCAGCTGCAGGAAACGATAAAAATCCATGATCGCCGTTGTCTCCGGGCAAGCGATACAGATCTGGATATCGGCGGCCATGAAGAAATCGAGCACATGGTAATTGGCCCCGGCGCCGGTATCGATGAGCAGAATGTCGCAGTCGAGCCCTGTCAAGGCGCGCAACAGGCGTTGTTTCTGCTGAAAATTCATGTTTGCCGATTGCAGGGTGTCACCGGTTCCCACCAGCAACTGCAGGCCGTGTATGGCGTCCAAGGTGACCACTACTTCGGAGAGGTCGTCGACCGAACGATTGACAAAATCGGTGAGCGTGCGCGGCGGTTCGAAAAGACCGAACTGGATATGAATATCGGCGCCGCCCAGGTCCAGGTCTGCCAGACAGACGCGTCGGCCGGAACGGGCGAGCAGGCAGGCCAGGTTGGAAGCAACCGTTGATTTACCGGTGCCGCCTTTGCCCGAACCGATGGAAATGATGATCGACATTATCCGGTTGTCCGTATGCTCGGTGACAGTTGTCGTTTTTGTTGGTCAGCGACGGTTTTGCCTGCTCTTTTTCCGGCGGATGCTCACTATCTTGTGTGCCCCGCTCAGGATTGAGCCCAGGTCATGAACCTGGGCCGGCTCTCCACTCCATAGCACCCATCCTTCCGGAGCGCGCAGTTCAATGCGGTTGCCCGATACGGTGAGAGTGCTGTCGAGCAGCTCATCCATCGGCAGCAGTCCGGCGGCAGGTGTCTGCTTGGCCGCTTGTTCTTTCTGACGACAGGCGGTGCATCGATCTCCGTCAAGAAACTCCTGAAAATCGAGCGGGTTATCACAATCGATGCAAAATTTCATGAATCAGAGAATGCCCCCTTGCCCCTGCCCCCCGGGAAATACGATTCGGAACCCGTCTCTCCGTCGCTGCTCTTGCTGTATCGGGTCAAACTGGCCATTGCTTTAGCGATGTTCCGTGGCAGCTCGGATTCTGGCTGGGTGCAAGCAGGTCAGGTTTCGTCGAGGTAGATCATCTTGCGGGTCATGCCGCCGTCCACCACAAAACCCTGACCGGTGATAAACCCGGCATCCTCGGAGAGCAGAAAGGTGGTCAGGGCGCCGATGTCGTGGGGAACCCCGATCCGTCCCACCGGATGCTGGTGGTGATCGGCCGGCGAGCTGACCGGTTGGCGCCGTCGGGCCCTTTTCCGATAGGGCCCGACGGCGATCCAGCCGGGCAGGATGGCGTTGACCCGGATATCGCTGCCGAGGCTGACGGCCATGGCATGGGTGAGCGACAAGAGGCCTCCTTTGGACGCTGAATAGGCCTCAGTGTGCGGCTCCGACTGCAGGGCCCGCGTCGACGAGATATTGACGATGGCCCCGTGTCGCTTGCGGAGATGGGGAGCACCATGCTTCACCATCAAGAAACAGCCGGTCAGATTGGTGTTTAGGATCCGTTCCCAGACCTCCCGTTCCAGCGCTTCCAGCGGCGTATCGCCCGGATCGGCGATACCGGCGTTGTTGACCAGGCCGTCGATGGCGCCGAACCGGTTGACGGCGGCCGCTATGCAGGTGACCACCTCGTCCTCGTTGCCCACGTCGGTGGGCACGGCGAGGAGTCGTTGCGGCTCGGCGAGCAGTTCGAGCAG encodes the following:
- a CDS encoding branched-chain amino acid ABC transporter permease — encoded protein: MKGIQRYVNVTEIVRPIGHLLAFSVGSAALMSAIVIVLALILDRTVVGADLMDRYNVSLYTYTMINLPQVVIDGLTIGFVYAAIALGYTMVYGVLEFINFAHSEIFAVGAFVGVELLIALDATGVLAGATLGMAYAYLIMALLAGMLAAGGLAMAVERVAYRPLRGASRLVPLISAIGVSFLLQDLIRLVESLTTGQFNRIMPTFGNFDQRIILGKLNMGASNITLGISIKSIIVIAAAVLMLVALNYLVNATRIGKAMRAVAQDRGTASLMGINVNRIISITFLVGGLLGGAAGVLFALKFTRIDPFVGFFPGLKAFTAAVLGGIGNLTGALLGGLVLGMLETFAGSFMGVFTMGAAGSEYKDIFAFSILILVLIFRPQGLMGKHVGQKA
- a CDS encoding ABC transporter permease subunit gives rise to the protein MVADLFRNLFSFLNRGWLPYLIVLGHMGAGTLLVYNLPRSNLAFLTLMTSFLSLYFFRTNLRFKLISGIVLTLVAIPVLGVRNIFYLEVIFQVSVFAALALGLNIVVGFAGLLDLGYVAFYAVGAYLWAFFGSQQFYVLHYAPGTQPSDLPFLLPGDTFYLFLLLGVIVAAITGLILGLPVLRVRGDYLAIVTLGFGEVIRVLANNLDKPLNFTNGPQGITPIQRPTMPDFAVEWFNGLFGPLIGHPVSSANMYNLMFYLMALFVIVVIIFVTKRLDDSALGRAWTAVREDETAALAQGIPLVKVKLLAFAVGASFAGIMGVLLAASRTFISPESFSFMQSIGVLAMVILGGSGSIPGVILGAATITILNLQVLQGFSLYLNELRQSDAVIPIINFAWKDLSTQLDPAKYQRMLFGLILILMMIFRPAGLIPAKRRERDLSKYQSP
- a CDS encoding ABC transporter ATP-binding protein, which gives rise to MALLEISNLTKTFGGLKAISGVTFSLAQGQIMSIIGPNGAGKTTLFNTLTGIYRPNKGAIVFNGKSLVGRRPDQIAASGIARTFQNIRLFPDMSVVENILVGMHVHFRQNPIQTLLRLPTFMREEAEAERKAVELMHYVGLNGVGNETAKNLPYGMQRRLEIARALAADPKLLLLDEPAAGMNPQESEEITKLFRNIRDQKGITILLIEHDMRVVMKISEHICVMDYGEKIAEGSPAEIRSNTRVIEAYLGRGAAEELHLETSA
- a CDS encoding ABC transporter ATP-binding protein, encoding MSLLTLENVHSYYGHIHALKGVSFEVNAGEIVTLIGSNGAGKSTILRTISGMMHPRIGRISYDGQDISKLEAHEIVSLGMIHVPEGRGIFPTLTVRENLEMGAFTIRNRNLIEERMDYGFSLFPRLKERIGQYGGTLSGGEQQMLAIARGLMMEPRLLMLDEPSMGLAPILVELIFDIIQQLNAKGTTILLVEQNALMALSIAHRGYILQTGEITTSDTAANLKNNKEVQKAYLGVA
- a CDS encoding competence/damage-inducible protein A; the protein is MRRHLTRTGLLIVGDELLLGRRSDKHFPRALDFFSARAVDLAWVFYVGDDHDLLVRQFKAIRDQGDVCFCFGGIGATPDDRTRQAMADAHDRPLSRHPEAVRLIERQFGREAYPKRILMAELPQGASIIPNEYNNIPGFFLGDIYCLPGFPEMAWPMVEWVVSTQFSTDPSARHGFAAVAVPDVRESELIDLLAEVQRCFPQVRVSSLPRFPAEGRWLVELGVRGPHGQVSAAMEWMCRQLQQRGLRFDHLSGS
- a CDS encoding ferritin family protein; amino-acid sequence: MCWQEKPEFDDVFTIDDIREIAVQIERNGEEAYRRAAAEIKHADVGELFTHMADEERKHREWFNTIQSNRELTGEELVLEQMGRNLLQEMVADQTFSLDGSELTEIHNFAEMLEQSQAFEQDTILFYEFLQGIIDDQEVRQQLDLIIAEERRHVKQLAELHAVLQRGEDDGAEV
- a CDS encoding DMT family transporter; translated protein: MRNASFYLATVLIWGSTWIGIKLQLGVVEPLVSVGYRFTLAAAILVLWCLARRLPMRFSLQEHGFIFLQGVLLFACNYLLFYIAELYIASGLAAVIFSTIVVMNICNGALFLKAPIDSRVVIGGAFGLIGIGLVFHRELAAFSLADEEVRGALICVAATFFASLGNIVSARNQKNGLPVIQSNAYGMAYGALVMLLSGLLAGTPFGFDPSVAYVGSLVYLALFGSVIAFGCYLSLIGAIGADRAAYSTLLFPLVALTISTIWEGYRWTLPATAGIGLILFGNLFIIRRRPTALPQRLAGVNAGATRDHSPHR
- a CDS encoding MinD/ParA family ATP-binding protein translates to MSIIISIGSGKGGTGKSTVASNLACLLARSGRRVCLADLDLGGADIHIQFGLFEPPRTLTDFVNRSVDDLSEVVVTLDAIHGLQLLVGTGDTLQSANMNFQQKQRLLRALTGLDCDILLIDTGAGANYHVLDFFMAADIQICIACPETTAIMDFYRFLQLATIRKALSGFLSGSEVSNVLRDRSFQTLAEVFALAEALQPGAKQAAQQAMEFFNPLLITNRVGPNARLNQMKLRTLVSRYLGVFLPDLGEVPEDPAITQAQRSYLPVCEYAPQAASAQALKTIARRLGKVVDLYLAKRTPSLQEKTA
- a CDS encoding glucose 1-dehydrogenase; its protein translation is MLAGKTIVVTGGAQGIGRGITEALLDAGAAVVIADCDHEATEELLELLAEPQRLLAVPTDVGNEDEVVTCIAAAVNRFGAIDGLVNNAGIADPGDTPLEALEREVWERILNTNLTGCFLMVKHGAPHLRKRHGAIVNISSTRALQSEPHTEAYSASKGGLLSLTHAMAVSLGSDIRVNAILPGWIAVGPYRKRARRRQPVSSPADHHQHPVGRIGVPHDIGALTTFLLSEDAGFITGQGFVVDGGMTRKMIYLDET